From the Engraulis encrasicolus isolate BLACKSEA-1 chromosome 18, IST_EnEncr_1.0, whole genome shotgun sequence genome, the window cagctggctgtcataaacattccagcaagacaatatcacattgcattgaagaggtgaacaatagacttctagaatggtagttgcaggtgctcgttaagaatttatttttgacctacggtttgatacaccccacaatttctcATTTGCCAATGTATAAAACTATGACAGATTGTGGgttgaataggttacaagaggctataaataattttaaaaagttaaaataaaataatgatgatgatctaaagcttggaagcaccatcatttCATATCATGtcgtagttttctggactgatgggtgtcaAAACTTTGGAAGGGTGTAACACAATATTGCCTCCTTGTATTACGATACAGTATCGCTAGTCTGtatatcacaatttctcggttcgatacaatatcgtcgTTTCAGCCCTACTATTTAGTTATCACACCGGCATAGGAGGTTTACAATTTACTGTGCTCTTGAATTGAAGTGTTTGCTTATTGCATTTGAAGGACGGTGACATCTATGGACATTTGAGGTTTACCTTtcgaggtaggcctacatttttagtTTAAAGGGTACTTTCCCTATTTAAAGGGCATCTTTTGATTTAAAGGGTTTGTGATAAAGCACATATATTAGTGTGTTAAATTTGCAGTAAAAGCATTCTAAGTTTCATTTGAAGTCTGAACCCACTGTAAGGAGTGTGATTTTGTGCATTTTGGTTAATGTAAAGGAAACTAAAGAAGggtatttcattttattcatgtaaattcattttgaaacatttgtAAGTAAAACAGAAGAAAGACATTACTTTGGTAATTCATTATTTCATTGTGGCATTCTTACTTggttaaaaatattaaaaaaggtgtATTAACAAGGTAATCACAAGGTAACTCATAACCGATCCGATCAAAACTACTACTGCTGTTTTCTCACCAAAACTGACAAGAGCGCAGGGCGCCCCATAgttatatcagagagagtagagaatctCTGGTTATATCTTGCCAGTAATGGATGCAAGGGGGCACTACATCCAGTTAATGTCGCAGCCACATGACCTGCCAGCCTGATATTGTTGTTTATTGCAGCTTCATGTTTGTAAGAATTTAAGTCCTTGAAAATAGCTGTTGGTGTCCGTGTCCTGCCAGTTTCACTACAGTTCATTGGCCACCAGATAGCATTAAAGGGCCATATTGTGTTCCTTTTTTCCTCTGGCCTTGATTAATTCATTCATGAATACAGAAAATGTACACAGGGTCAGGATGTGATTTGTTGAAAACAAACGTTTTAGATTTAAACAAATGTCCGTTTAGTTATTGATCCAAAATTAAAATTCTGATATATAAAAAAGAGATATCAAAACTTGAAGGAGGAACAATCCTCCTcagccccccccaacacacacacacacacacacacacacacacacacacacacaccacaccctgcaTAAAGCATacaagtacgtgtgtgtgtgtgtgtgtgtgtgtgtgtgtgtgtgtgtgtgtgtgtgtgtgtgtgtgtgtgtatatatacaaaGTATTTCTACATACTGTACCTATATacgtgtgtatgcattttttttattctttgtaCTTGGGTAGTAAGTTATTACTTGGGCATTCATGACGATTCACACTTCATAAGTAGTTATTGGGGGAACTAGGCCTGTAAACTGTCACACACTTAATGATTGATGTCACATCTAATGAAGCCACATCACACGACAATACAACCAGAATAAAGAGGGaaagagcagaggcactctgagatctgagaaaagtttttaaaaaaacctttaacgggacactgtgtgagattttgagttgtttttttttttttccagaattcatgctgcccattcactaatgttacctttttcatgaatactgaccaccaccataaaattctaagtattcattatgactgtaaaaactgcacttttcatacatgaaaagggggatattctccatggtcccccattttgaatttccaaaaatagccatttttagctgcaaaaattactgtacttggaccatactagaaaatatttgtttattacttagtaaactttcatgtaaagatataatttggcaataggcagcccagtttcaatgagcagcatagttgcagtaccttttttgaccatttcctgcacagtgtcccattaATATAACATGGCAAATGTGTAAACACCTGGGCCTACGTGTTACAGCCATGTTGCCTTTCATCAGCCCATAGGCCTAGAtcaagggtgtcaaactcaaattgacagagggcaaaaacaatatatatatatttttttttttacaaaaaaggacgaaaattgctcatgtttaaattcaTGTTTTAACAGATTTCCATTATAGTTGAAATTTGCCTAcacattctgttgcatttgagtgcaCTGTTTCAATGGCTGCCCTGGGCCAACTCATACAGTATATTCCTGTGATATAtgaattttcatgttcaaatctgaATACGCaatacagttatggtgtatgtgggccaactgtgaaacacatttgaaatgatctcgagggccaaataaaatgtctctgtgggccaaatttggcccccgggcctgagtttgacatccctggcctagaTGATAGAATGTAGAATACATCAAGAATATCTGGTGAATTCACAGAATCTTTAGTAAACGTCTTTAACAAACATGTTATTGTCATTCAAACTAAAGGTTAAATCAAATAAGTGTGGAAAAAACTCTGAAAGTGGAATATGAGACTTCACATAAACATCAAGAATTAGATACtaaaaatgacaacaacaaaaaaaaccgaaacaaaaacaaggcagatacAAGGCTCATATCAAAAATGGTATATTGTAGCTAAAAATAAGAAAGAAGTCAGGGGATCGGACCaggtttcggacctagtccattttcaatgtctccagctgTTTTGTTTCCCTCCACTTCACGGTACATAAATGACGagcatagcaggatatttttaaatgttgatattttttttctattttttactGCTTTTGGCCTTCCGGTTCCACGTAAAcagatttttaaaacccacatttaaaaatatcctgctacgtggaaacagctcctgatTCTCCATATTATCATACTCATTCATTCCCTATTTGCAAAGGCCTCATTGTactaatacagtgtttctcaaccttttttaggcgaggcaccctttcaattcatgaaacatttcaaggcaccccaaaccaacaagctgtaacatggcatcgcatccgataccacacaagcttagaaatggaacacattcggagacgtcacacaacctacgttcgaagttgcagctgactggggcgacctatatttactttattgtacgtaaatggcagatgaaagattccactgactagcattaacgtatcaatttagacaaatatgtactatattacataatttatttatcagccaggtttctgcggcacccctgttgagaaacactgtgctaagaGCTCTGAATTACACGTGTGCCATACGTGTACTGTATTTAAAATAACTTGGGCCAAGGACAAGTCACACATATCGACATATGACATAGTAACAAGCAGAGTGGCCAATGTTTCATTGAACATTGAAGGATAAACAATTACTTTACTTGCATGAGAGAAGAATCTTTTGTACAAACACGGCGTGTTAAAATCAGCTTTATGCTTTTTTGAAACCATGGGTAGAAGAGGGCATATATCACAGGATTGAACATAGAGTTTAGATAAAGCAGGGCGGACATGTAGTTCATCACATCATTAAAAATGTCACTCGGGATACTATCAGCCATGAAACTGCATATGTAATAGGGGACCAAACAGAGCAGGAAGACAGACACGAGTATTCCAAGCACCTTGGCAGCTTTTCTCTCCGATCGTTTGGGGacattgtgagtgtgtctgttgtTTGGATTGCCCTGTGTGTTAGCTGCCCTGATGGCATTGGCATGTTTTCTAGCAATGGCAAAGATTTTCAAGTACAACACAAACATGACGGAGCAGGGAAGCACAAACACAACCACCAGGTCGACAAAGGCCCATATGTCATTGACGATAATGAAGCACTCGCTCgggcggttacgtggcgctattccgacatgccgctattccgacgttaatgtctattgtcggaataccgacacgttttccaccgtccgccgctattcctacatgccgctattccgacatttttttaagtagcctataggcctatattgaaccatTCTGAGAATGCTGCCACTCTACTGTGTAGCGCTGTCATCAGGGCAGCCGACGTTTCCCTCCATGTCCATATAAGGCTCTTAAATCTAAATGAGCTATCCACGcgggtgtggtgctgaaatcagcgATGTGAGACACTTTCCCACGTTACTGCTTTGAAGAGATAAACTTTGTTGCCTACATTCCAAGTTACTCAATCGAATTATATCGCAACAATGTAAGGTCCACCAAAACATCCAGCGACATGATGGAGCACACAACCCTTGTCCTTATTTTGAAGTTCCAGAGAGAAGAGCCGTTGTCGTGTCCAAACCgaggcaaaacaaaagcaaactgtGAGAAATTCCAAAAGGCAAGTCTTACCAATCCAGACATAACTTTaggctacaataggcctattaatctGAAGTCGGTCCCGCCTCTAATTCCCCGTTTTGCACATGCCATAGCCTACACTCAATCCATCTCATTGAAATGACTTGTTCATCCACCGCCGGTTCCACGGAGAGAACCCAACTCTCAGCGGCCTTTCAGGGCTGAAGGAAGGTGCAGTGGATTTatttgtcacggggtgacaaattgagaactcacgcactcactgattacattgatttcaggtgccagcgagagaagggaggaaggtaGTTGGGCCAATAGGATGGGTGTGGGTTTTTTATGTGCAGGTGCTGGACGGTGACACACCGGAGAGCGAGCGAGACGCACGGCCGCATCGTTGGGAAGTTGGTGGATGAGGACGCTCACAAACGAAGAGTTAAGTGCCCACGCCTGGCCGCCATAGCCTTCACTAAAAGCAAGCCCCCTACCCGCGGTGCATGCCgccttcagctctctctcaccctctcgcgctctctctcgctctatcgctGCAGCTGGCACAGCCGACTCGCGGTGTCTCACTGGACAGACGACAGAGCGTGAATGGACTGGttctattcaaacacacacacatgtacacaggactATGTTCTCaaatggaaaataaatatttgaatgaaatgaCTTTGGTGTCTTGGTGTTTTCTGGTGTGTACAACGTTCCTCGGGGGAGTTGGTAATAAGAGGGGGTGCCGCTTGCAAACGCgcacctcccacctgtgacatattttaaatttaaatttaaataattaatatgtttttttaaataatgagacttaaatCCTGAGACTTTCTTATACAAAAAGCACCAACTTGGGCGCATAACTACAGAACTTTGTAAATTGAATGGATGACTTTCTGCCACAGTCTGACGTGCATGCATGGGACATAGCCCATATCGGTTCATTTGTGATGCGTGAACAGTCGGTCTAGCCTACCTGTAAAATGACACCCCCTTCTGCTGTAATATTACttattatgtaggctattacgcgcttgcaatagagagagagagaactcaatcAGCCTTGTGTTACACATGGTTTTCTTCCGATGTTGGCAATtacgctgcgtgcgcgtgtgtagccGTGCCAGGATCCCAGGCCCGCCTTACACACTCACCAGCGCTAACTTCCACGCACCATTCAACTGAACGCACTTGTGTTAGGCTACTCTGCTGAGTGGAAGATAAACAGACTCAAATACCTAACAATTCTTTATTGACACATATTAATGGCAATAGCAGCCAGACAAATCCTCGCGTTGCAGACCTACCCactgcggccggtcgctttgggaactgtaagttgcatttgggtattgcgcgtgttatagctgCAATAAGTAATTGAAGAgcccacgtccggcagcagtggctgacaggccagcagcagcacgggaaTTTGGATTGTTGCATTTTCGGGGGATTGATTATTTCTCCCCCGCTgttgaactgtgtgcatgtgtgtgagagagagtgagtgagtgagtgtgtgtgtgtgtgtgtgtgtgtgtgtgtgtgtgtgtgtgtgtgtgtgtgtgtgtgtgtgtgtgtgtgtgtgtgtgtgtgtgtgtgtgtgtgtgtgtgtgtgtgtgtgtgtgtgtgactgcatgcgcgtgtgactcagcggtactgtgtagtggtggcatttgggcacctccgctgagtaggctacataggAGGACTGTACAACAGTTAGGTCTACTTTATGGTGTAGTGAATCCTACTGCAATTGGTGTGGCCCAGTGTGCAACGTGTTTTCGGGCATTAATGAGTGTCAGTTATTATAGTTTGCCGTGGTTGCCTTTCGGGcactgatgagatgaaatgactaTGGATTGTTGTGATTTTCCCTACAGTATTTATAGATTGCAGTGGTGTGACTTGTGAAACTTAACTTAacctaacttaacttttgtacggTCCTCTGGtaactccagattgtgattaatttaaatgcaaaacacacacagcactttataCCGCTGTTGGTTGACacacttttgtattttatttatattttcaatgttgtattttaaatcatgaattgtgagaaataaactaccataaccgtcactccctttgtctgtctttcctgaatCGTGTCACTAAGTGTCCAATAGAACCCGTGgtttaaatttcacctcttacacttGCGCTCTCGTcacccacggcgttctccccaatcaagttgcttccctatcacttgactcacgctggctgatgtcgagaaacaattcaaggtttttatttttactttataagtaaacacaaagggcattgcgcttgcaaaaccgtttcatgcccagttgcgaagtcaagcctgggacccaatgcgatgacatgcgcagcatcgcagcatcgaatcactttcacttttacctctgctgaaaaatggtggtggatctccaagtaggctaggctacagtcgagggtcaaattaaacatttcagagaacgatatgctcatgagaagtcctaataaaagtgcatgcagggctttatcgctttttttccatcaccggccaaaatggctagtggatgtatcgCACACTCCCACATAGCCTATAGGGAAGGTGTAAATTCCCTTGAAAGCGCAGGAaaacaacgcaatacagttcaaatctcaGAATCGTTGTTACCGTACTGCACAGCCATTAtagtcatcacatcgttacccaatttgagtaggggaaatcctcttcgggtttgctgataaaatgttttcagtcgataacttggctatATATGTAGATGcgtgcagcacgttggctggctgctttttttctttcagttcgttcgttcgtccgtgcatacaagcagctggctcttcaacacctgccaactggcccaatgctagtgaaatttaagttgagTATGTGTGCCCTCTCCAGTGCAATCGCCTTGTTGGTGTCAAGACTCATGCATATTCCCTGCTGCAATATAAAAAATAGTCCGTGTGAATGTCAGTATGAAGCAATGATGCGtggggataaaaagtgtcggaataacggcagtcggaatagcgacatgtcgggacagcgggttgtcggaatagcggtatgtcggaatagcggttgctCCCCCGCTCGGGCACAGGGTGAGCGAGGTGGTGAAGAAACCATTGTCATACAGGAGAGCAAAGTTGTAGCCAAAGGAAAAGAGCCAGTTCAGCGAGGCCACAACAATGCAGAGGTTCACCGTGACTCTCTTGGAGTACAGGAAAGGATTGCTCAGGGCCATGTAACGATCCACAGCAATCAGAGCCACGTTGTGGACAGAGGTGCTGGTCAGGTGAAATGTTATGAAGTTGTAGAAGGCGCACATGGTGCTGCCAAAAATCCAGCAGGACTCTATGAACCCCATGAACTGCAGAGGCATCACAAACACCCCCACGCATATGTCGGCCACCGCCAGGGACAGGACCAGGATGTTAGTCGGCGTGTGAAGCTGCTTGAAGTGGCACACGGATGAAATGACGAGCAGGTTGCCCCACACGGTGATAATGATCACAGCTGCTGCGGAGACGCATCGTGCCACATAGGCTGGGGTGGCGGCGGCAGTGTTCTCCCCTGTGCAAAGGATGCAGTTGTCTATgaggaagctgctgctgctgttcccagacctgtgtctgtgtgtcgcagTGTGTTTTCGCCCAAGGCGGAGCGCCCTAGAAACTGAAGCAGAGTCCCATGACATGATCAGACACACTCTGAACGAACTCAGCATACCCTGCCTCGCAGCAAAGTATTTATAGTGTTTTAAACACATAGATCTACGTGTCCGTCCTCTGAAGTAGTTTTTTTCAGCACTGATTATGTAATGGCTAAAGCTGTGCTGTCcaagccaaaatcaaaatcttggGCAACGTCTTGTGCCAAATTacttaaaaaaatcccacacacTGAATTGATACATACACACTTAACATTTAAATTTCACAGAAAATCACAGAAAACAGTCTGACTACAACCTTGCCGGGATGGTAACGGTTAAGGGCACTTAATTACTGAAGTAATTATCTACACATCATCTCAGCGAAACTCATCGAAATTCGTTGAAAGCAGCGGTATTGGTAAGGGTTTGAAGACCGGACCGAGGACTCCGTCTTTCTCTGCTGGTCATCCATCTTAACTGGGGTAGCCATGGCTGGAGCCTGGCTCGACGGGAGTAAGATTAGTCTTGAGCTATATCTTATTCCCTTGCCCTCATCGTTTACTCCGTAAACGTTGGGCTACAACGGTCAAAGGTTTTTTGTATCGACAAAAAGGTTAATTGTTGGTGTTGCTGTACTTTGGTTTAGCGTGACAAAAGCATTAGCCACCTCTGGGGCTAGCAGTTAGCACTTCAGTGTTCTTATCCCGGGCCGCATCCATCCGTGTCTGCTGTGACGACGACGACTGGATATCCTTCGGCTACCCTTCGTATACGCAAAGCACTCCTTCTGgttatctgtttgtgtttgtgggcttCGCCGTGAGAAGCTGCATTTTCACTAGCTACCCAGCTAGTTGGCTATTTACCTCAGGCTCCGGTGCAGCTAACGGTGTTGTGCTAGTCACAGCTAATCCCTTAGCTAAGCTTGTTACTGCAGGGTTGCAATTAGCATCCCCTTCGGTTGCTGTGTCTTATCCTTCAAGATATTCGATGACAGGCTTCTCGAAGACTGTCCATGCCCATGGGGCTACGGCTTCAATATTAAAGCAAGCGATATGCACGATGCATGTTGCGCTTGTCTCGGCATGAACCACGCTAAGGAAGCCTTAGTGGGCGGTTCATGCGAACCATGTGGCAATCTTTCagtggaagcgtcgcgtttcggggatatatcTTTATGCAGTCGAAGGTGACTGTACAGGCCTAGTTCATTCATGAATACAGAAAATATACAGGGTCAAGGTGAGCTTTGTTGAAAACAACAAAATGAGGGATAcatttaaagagacactgtgtgagatttttctttgtttatttccagaattcatgctgcccattcactaatgttacctttttcatgattttttaccaccaccatcaaattcttattcattatgactggaaaaaattcacttttcatacatgaaaagggggatcttctccatggtccaccattttgaatttctaaaaatagtcatctttagctgcaaaaatgactgtacttggaccagaccagaaaataattgtttattacttagtattaaacgttaatgtaaagatcaaatttggcaataggcagcccagtttcaaagagcagcatagttgcagtaccgtatttgaccatttcctgcacagtgtccctttaagattgaaACAAATGTCAGTTTAGTTATATTGAACCAAAAGTAAAATTATGATATATAAACAagagatatcaaaaccagaaggaggAACAATCctcctcagccccccccccccccaacacacacacacacacacacaccctgcataaAGCATacaagtaagagtgtgtgtgtgggtgggtgtgtgtgactgtgcatataTACAGAGTATTTCTACATATATACGCGTATATGCATTTTTAATGCTTTGTACTTGGGTAGTAAGGTAGTCCTTAGGCATTCATGATGCTTCACACTTCACAAGTGCTTATTAGCAGAACTAGGCCTGTAAACTACCACACACTCAATGATTGATGTCACATCTAATGAAGCCACATCTGACAATGCAACTAGAATAAAAAGGGaaagagcagaggcactctgagatttgagaaaagtgTAAAAAACCTTTAAATATGACATGCCAAATCTTTTTGAAAGCACATGTTATGGCCATGTTGGCTTTCATCAGGGCATAGATCATAGAATCTCGAATACATCAAGAATATATGGTGAATTCACAGAATCTTTAGTAAACACCTTTAACAAACATGTTATTGTCATCCATATCACACTCCAAACAAAAGATTAAATCAAAAAagagtttttttaaaaatctgaaagTGGAATATGAAAATATAAGACTTCACATCAACATGAAgaattaaaataaatgaattaaaaaaaactaaagatgacacacgcacacacacacaaacgaggcaCATAGGTATACGTATATTGTAGCTGAAAAATAACAAAGAAGTCAGGGGATAAAATTGGAGATGCAGACGTTTCTgacctagtccattttcaatgtcttcaCCTGTTTGGTTTCCCTCCACATCACAGTACATAAATGATTGTCCATTCGTTTCTTATTTGCACAGGCCTCATTGTACAAAGGGgagtgtacctatgttcccctgtctttgtatgggaccagggaacttaggaccctttttctaaaaaaagggttctatgttccccgcattgtatgtttccgaattttcaaattgtgcccttcccaaaaccatccctaaacctaacctgtcagtaatgcaatgtttctgagttgtacatttgtgccctgaccaaaactatccctaaacctaacctgtcagaagtgcaacaacaacctgcgctttggcATGcgccccccccacaaaaaaaaacaaaaaaacactggaGAAATGACAGTGGACCATGACACcggacaagaaaaaaaacataagattgtagtatagtcagtatgtctggggtggttttcttATCAATCGTCAGTTGTTCTTATTTctttaggctaggaaacaaggtaacttgttgTCGTTGacaaggtgtaggcctatacggttttgaaaaccGTTTGGCTATtttggctatattggcgtttcacttctttaggtgcagccatgcatacgcttactcttactattttttttttaaactgcgacattgaactgcagcgacttccccgactatgctagtaagaaggcctgcatgcacttgtgttctctctctcgtgCAAGGGGATGAAACAGTATggcagacgccatatcattagatacaacttttcgagcgttatacttttcgaaagttggcgcagaggtttttttttttttttccgggtagcatgcacgcgctagctgtattcttttttttaatttttttttttttttttttttaaattattattagaaAACAGACAAGTACAGAGACATAGAAACAGACAGGGAAACGAAACATCTACGCCAGGGGTATGAGACAGAACAAATATACACATCTAGTacacaattttgaattttttacaTAAGTTTACAGTTTTGATTGCTTTTTTGTTTGGAGCGACACAAATCGTTTtaagaggtgtctgctgcagcatgaatgaagttcacgtcacaaacatggctgagctgggaccataaaaagcccgggcacgttgtgcaagaaaaggcagaaagcgactacatcagcctgttaacccaccggggaatgcactgaatgttagtccaggctgatcacaaatgcgcaatagagacagagcacaagaaccaccgacgcactcgcacacaaatcgcagaatgctgttcatgtcagcaaacaggaaaacgtgcgcaataagcattagaaacacccaaactgcatgtcatcaaaacatgcagaattgctttagaactaatgctttcccgaacataatgtatttgcgtagcacacatagCTAACCAACTGTCATGTGCTGCCGTCGGAAGCTagtacaaagcaaagttccgtacctctcataaaaccgtctctgtagaaagccacaatacacagaacggtatccaaaatactttaggaaatatgacaccagaagcaaagtaccctatttgccgcggcgggctcagtgatgaatgaaacagcttacctgtactgctaccatcaATGCCTTCTtgctagcccacatgacaactggtttttggctacgattgaaacttgtcactttcaagacattaacttcggttatttgatttttctgccatcagcgacgccacgacatatgtattattccaagtgggaaatggagagctgtctttgctaactagaacctagaactactagacttaaatttgcggtctatgtctgactggaggtagccgctcaagttagaattccacTGATGGAACTAGAAtttgttactgtaggcctatctttttttcaggagcacgcaagttttacgcacagaagcaaaaagcaggctatctgcctttgtaaattaatggtgcccaaccatctctgctctttaatttgcttcatgctgcttcttctcatataatatgttgcattgtcacaacattcatagaagacacaatagacataatatttatttatttaaaaaaaaaaaacttcctccactggtgagggtacgcacagtgcgtacggccgtacggctccaggcgcccttgctggggaacatagggatgaccccgtgcGAAAAGCTCTGAGTTACACATGTACTAATAACTTGGGCCAAGGACAAGTCACACATATCGACATATGACATAGTTACAAGCAGAGTGTCCAATATTTCTTTGAACACTAAGGACAAAAATTCACCTTACTTGCATAAGA encodes:
- the LOC134468273 gene encoding trace amine-associated receptor 13c-like; this translates as MSWDSASVSRALRLGRKHTATHRHRSGNSSSSFLIDNCILCTGENTAAATPAYVARCVSAAAVIIITVWGNLLVISSVCHFKQLHTPTNILVLSLAVADICVGVFVMPLQFMGFIESCWIFGSTMCAFYNFITFHLTSTSVHNVALIAVDRYMALSNPFLYSKRVTVNLCIVVASLNWLFSFGYNFALLYDNGFFTTSLTLCPSECFIIVNDIWAFVDLVVVFVLPCSVMFVLYLKIFAIARKHANAIRAANTQGNPNNRHTHNVPKRSERKAAKVLGILVSVFLLCLVPYYICSFMADSIPSDIFNDVMNYMSALLYLNSMFNPM